A single Filimonas effusa DNA region contains:
- the hutU gene encoding urocanate hydratase, with the protein MATYDALKYKTPTGTTLNCKGWLQEAALRMLLNNLDPAVAEKPEELIVYGGRGKAARNLEALDNIIAALKVLENDETLLIQSGKPVGILKTHPDTPRVLISNSQLVPQWANWEHFDELEKKGLIMYGQMTAGSWIYIGSQGIVQGTYETFAAVARKHFGGTLKGTLSVTAGLGGMGGAQPLSVTMNEGVCLVAEVEEWRIDKRLETKYLDLKFSDLDQAIDAALEAKAAGKAVSIGVLANAVHLLQRLKDRNIKVDVLTDQTSAHDPLVGYIPHTLTNEQATALRTSDKSKYLSLAYDSMKLHVQLMLDLQAAGAITFDYGNNLRARAKEYGLANAFNFPGFVPAYIRPLFCEGKGPFRWAALSGDPADIAATDEVIANLFPQNESLQRWLKLAKEKISFQGLPARICWLGLGEREKAGLAFNELVRSGKVKAPIVIGRDHLDTGSVASPNRETEAMLDGSDAVADWPILNALVNTAGGASWVSLHHGGGVGMGYSIHAGMVIVADGTDAAAARLSRVLHNDPATGVIRHADAGYEQAKATAHAFKLDK; encoded by the coding sequence ATGGCAACTTACGATGCATTGAAATATAAAACCCCTACAGGTACAACGCTCAATTGTAAAGGATGGCTTCAGGAAGCAGCGCTGCGCATGCTCCTGAACAACCTCGACCCCGCCGTTGCGGAAAAACCGGAAGAACTTATTGTCTACGGAGGCCGTGGTAAAGCCGCCCGCAATCTCGAAGCGCTTGATAATATCATCGCAGCGCTGAAAGTCCTGGAAAACGATGAAACCCTGCTTATCCAGAGCGGTAAACCCGTTGGCATCCTCAAAACGCATCCCGATACGCCCAGGGTGCTTATCAGCAATTCTCAGCTGGTGCCGCAATGGGCCAACTGGGAGCATTTCGATGAGCTAGAGAAAAAAGGACTTATCATGTACGGCCAGATGACTGCCGGCTCCTGGATTTACATAGGATCCCAGGGCATCGTACAAGGCACTTATGAAACCTTTGCAGCCGTAGCCCGCAAACACTTCGGCGGCACGCTTAAAGGCACTCTCAGCGTAACCGCCGGCCTCGGAGGAATGGGCGGCGCTCAGCCACTGTCGGTAACCATGAACGAAGGCGTTTGCCTGGTGGCCGAAGTTGAGGAATGGCGTATCGATAAACGCTTGGAAACAAAATACCTCGACCTTAAGTTCTCCGACCTCGATCAGGCGATCGATGCGGCGCTGGAAGCCAAAGCAGCAGGCAAAGCGGTAAGCATTGGCGTACTGGCAAATGCAGTTCATTTATTACAAAGACTAAAAGACCGGAACATAAAGGTAGATGTCTTAACCGACCAGACTTCTGCACATGACCCGCTGGTAGGTTATATCCCGCATACCTTAACGAATGAGCAGGCAACGGCATTAAGAACATCCGATAAATCAAAATATCTCTCCCTGGCGTACGATAGTATGAAGCTGCATGTACAACTGATGCTCGATTTGCAGGCAGCAGGCGCCATCACTTTCGATTACGGCAACAACCTGCGCGCCCGCGCCAAAGAATACGGATTGGCGAATGCTTTTAACTTCCCCGGTTTTGTGCCTGCCTATATCCGCCCGCTGTTTTGCGAAGGGAAAGGCCCGTTCCGCTGGGCTGCCTTAAGCGGCGACCCCGCCGATATCGCTGCAACCGACGAGGTCATAGCAAACCTCTTCCCCCAAAACGAAAGCCTGCAACGCTGGCTCAAGCTCGCCAAAGAAAAGATCTCCTTCCAGGGACTGCCCGCAAGAATATGCTGGTTAGGACTGGGTGAGCGCGAGAAAGCCGGGCTGGCATTCAATGAACTGGTGCGCTCCGGCAAAGTAAAAGCACCTATCGTTATTGGCCGCGATCACCTCGACACCGGCTCTGTTGCTTCCCCCAACCGCGAAACGGAAGCCATGCTCGATGGCAGCGATGCTGTTGCCGATTGGCCGATCTTGAATGCCCTGGTAAACACGGCCGGCGGAGCAAGCTGGGTAAGCCTTCACCACGGCGGCGGTGTTGGCATGGGTTACAGCATCCACGCCGGCATGGTGATCGTTGCCGATGGCACCGATGCTGCTGCTGCACGTCTCAGCCGCGTCCTGCACAACGACCCCGCCACAGGCGTTATCCGTCATGCCGATGCAGGTTACGAACAGGCAAAAGCAACGGCGCATGCGTTCAAACTTGATAAATAG
- a CDS encoding patatin-like phospholipase family protein: MKLRSTSLFILLLLFGLLAAGQGRKTGRPQLGVTLSGGGAKGLAHIGILKAIDSAGLHIDYVTGTSMGSIIGALYACGYSGDSIEQVARKINWDALLSNAASLRTMGMDEKDEYDKFAVELPWVNHAFRLPSGMLESQELWLKFSEFFFPVFRIKDFSKLPRGFKCVAADISNGEAVVMEDGEIVSAVRASMAIPTVFTAVEYQGRKMVDGGIVRNFPVRDAKKMGADFVIGSNVSGSLLSKEKITNAFQVLLQIAFFREDEDTRKEKQLCDIYIGHSLDDYSTGSFGSSKEIIDEGIEVGRKMYPVFKRLADSLNRIYGPDKRHAPCVPKVHSVKITESEVNGLSRTGKTFFMRRMQFIHGEWYDAASLAKHIRAAFGTRYYQKIVYRLEPLTDTTARIIFDIEEHPFTFAKLGIHYNSFSGISVLSNLTSRNFFTPYSRSMVTLNVGENMRIRGEHVQYFGKFKNFSANAMIQAEQVNINTFNNYKQEGIYRQKYFKSELNIRRTWNNKASLGLGTRFEVLGYSPDLASSLEARGSSSFTNSYLFFNYNTLSNNIYPRKGLKLHAEAGYIYNSNPRFHFYNRGTALDMDSIGASFDNFLRTSLSASNYTPISRKITLMQQVQAGINFNDHQGFLNGYYIGGLSGNELRNQITFAGVEEGSLYTSSAAALQIGVRYQMYSSIFLTGRANLLYHDFINTNSKYQLSGYLTGYALTFGYNFLMGPLEISAMYCDQSRKLRPYINLGIAF; the protein is encoded by the coding sequence ATGAAGTTGCGATCCACATCCCTATTCATCCTATTGCTGCTGTTTGGCCTGCTGGCAGCGGGTCAGGGCAGGAAAACCGGCCGTCCACAACTGGGCGTTACACTAAGCGGCGGCGGCGCCAAGGGGCTTGCGCATATCGGCATACTAAAAGCTATCGATTCGGCGGGTTTGCATATAGATTATGTTACGGGCACCAGTATGGGAAGTATCATAGGCGCTTTATATGCCTGTGGATACAGTGGCGACAGTATTGAGCAGGTAGCGCGTAAGATAAACTGGGATGCGCTTTTATCGAATGCCGCGTCGCTGCGCACCATGGGCATGGATGAAAAGGATGAATACGACAAGTTTGCGGTGGAGCTTCCCTGGGTGAACCATGCTTTCCGTTTGCCTTCGGGTATGCTGGAGTCGCAGGAGCTATGGCTTAAGTTCAGTGAGTTCTTTTTCCCGGTATTCCGGATCAAAGACTTCTCGAAACTGCCCCGCGGTTTCAAGTGTGTGGCGGCTGATATTTCGAACGGGGAAGCAGTAGTAATGGAAGATGGTGAAATAGTATCGGCGGTGCGGGCAAGTATGGCTATTCCAACTGTATTTACCGCGGTAGAGTACCAGGGCCGGAAGATGGTGGATGGCGGCATCGTGCGTAATTTTCCTGTAAGAGACGCCAAGAAAATGGGGGCTGATTTTGTGATAGGCAGTAATGTATCCGGTTCGCTTTTGAGCAAGGAAAAGATCACCAATGCTTTCCAGGTATTATTACAGATCGCGTTTTTCAGGGAAGATGAAGACACCAGGAAGGAAAAGCAGCTTTGCGATATTTATATAGGGCATAGCCTCGATGATTATTCAACCGGCAGCTTTGGTTCTTCCAAAGAGATCATCGACGAAGGCATTGAAGTAGGCAGGAAGATGTATCCGGTGTTCAAGCGCCTGGCAGATTCATTGAACAGGATCTATGGCCCCGATAAACGCCATGCGCCCTGTGTACCGAAGGTACATTCCGTTAAAATAACCGAATCGGAAGTGAATGGTTTATCGCGTACGGGTAAGACCTTCTTTATGCGCCGTATGCAGTTTATACATGGTGAATGGTATGATGCTGCCAGTCTTGCCAAACATATCCGTGCCGCTTTTGGTACACGCTATTACCAGAAGATCGTTTACCGCCTGGAGCCTTTAACGGATACTACTGCCAGGATCATCTTCGATATAGAAGAGCATCCTTTTACGTTTGCGAAGCTGGGTATTCACTATAACTCGTTTTCTGGCATCAGCGTATTATCGAATCTTACGTCGCGCAATTTCTTTACCCCTTATTCGCGCAGCATGGTAACGCTGAATGTGGGTGAGAACATGCGGATACGCGGGGAGCATGTACAGTATTTCGGCAAATTCAAGAACTTTTCCGCCAATGCCATGATACAGGCGGAGCAAGTGAACATCAACACTTTCAACAACTATAAACAGGAGGGCATTTACCGGCAGAAATATTTCAAGTCGGAACTGAACATACGCAGGACATGGAACAACAAAGCGTCGCTGGGATTGGGTACCCGCTTTGAGGTGCTCGGCTATAGCCCCGACCTGGCTTCGAGCCTGGAAGCCAGGGGCAGCAGCAGTTTCACGAATTCTTACCTGTTCTTTAATTACAATACACTTTCGAACAATATTTATCCCCGGAAGGGACTTAAGCTGCATGCAGAGGCGGGTTATATTTATAACAGCAATCCCCGGTTCCATTTCTATAACCGTGGCACCGCGCTCGACATGGATTCTATAGGCGCCAGCTTCGACAATTTCCTGCGCACTTCCCTTTCCGCCTCCAACTACACTCCTATCAGCCGGAAGATCACGCTGATGCAACAGGTGCAGGCGGGTATCAATTTCAATGATCACCAGGGGTTCCTGAATGGCTATTATATTGGCGGGCTTAGCGGTAATGAGTTAAGGAACCAGATCACCTTTGCGGGTGTTGAAGAGGGCTCATTATATACCAGCAGCGCGGCGGCTTTACAGATTGGCGTGCGTTACCAGATGTATAGCTCCATATTCCTTACGGGCAGGGCCAACCTGTTGTACCACGACTTTATCAATACCAACAGCAAATACCAGCTATCGGGTTATCTTACGGGGTATGCGCTCACATTTGGCTATAATTTCCTGATGGGGCCGCTCGAGATAAGTGCGATGTATTGTGACCAGTCGAGGAAGCTGCGGCCTTATATCAACCTGGGGATAGCGTTTTAG
- the hutI gene encoding imidazolonepropionase produces the protein MTTGVIKNIGWLVNIREQYSLLKGAALAGLPVLANAWLRIREGRILEWGPMNTLLVHDNEQVWDAQGGAILPGWCDSHTHIVFAATREEEFVDKIKGLSYAGIAAKGGGILNSARRLQSTSENDLFNMAWERLQQLMHLGTTAIEIKSGYGLTVADELKMLRVIRRLKDTAPIPVKATFLGAHAFPEEYRSNHEAYVGLIISEMIPAIAKEQLADYIDAFCEEGFFSAEQTERICRAGMQYGMLPKIHANQLHLSGGVQTGVKLGAISVDHLETMDRPAIETLAASDTIGTLLPTAAFFLRMAFQPARDLISAGCAIALASDYNPGSSPSGNMNLVVAMSCIQMKMLPEEAINAATLNGAYAMQLQNETGSITAGKLANLILTHPIPSIAYIPYSFGTNLVKKVMVRGTWL, from the coding sequence ATGACAACAGGTGTGATCAAAAATATCGGATGGCTGGTAAATATCCGGGAGCAGTATTCGTTGTTGAAAGGAGCCGCGCTGGCCGGATTACCGGTATTGGCAAACGCCTGGCTGCGTATCCGCGAAGGCCGCATCCTGGAATGGGGACCCATGAACACCCTGCTTGTACACGATAACGAACAGGTATGGGATGCGCAGGGAGGCGCTATCCTGCCCGGGTGGTGCGATAGCCATACCCACATTGTATTTGCCGCCACACGTGAAGAGGAGTTCGTTGATAAAATAAAGGGGCTCAGCTATGCCGGTATCGCCGCCAAAGGCGGAGGTATCCTTAACTCGGCAAGGCGTTTACAATCTACTTCTGAAAATGATCTTTTTAACATGGCCTGGGAAAGGCTGCAACAACTGATGCACCTTGGCACCACCGCCATCGAAATAAAAAGCGGCTACGGGTTAACGGTAGCGGATGAACTTAAAATGTTACGCGTTATCCGCAGGCTGAAAGACACAGCCCCCATTCCGGTAAAAGCTACTTTCCTGGGCGCACATGCATTCCCCGAAGAATATCGCAGCAACCACGAAGCCTATGTCGGTCTCATCATCAGCGAAATGATCCCCGCAATAGCCAAAGAACAACTGGCCGATTATATCGATGCCTTTTGTGAAGAGGGCTTTTTCTCCGCGGAACAAACAGAACGTATTTGCAGGGCGGGTATGCAATACGGCATGTTGCCAAAGATCCATGCCAACCAGCTGCATTTATCTGGCGGCGTTCAAACAGGGGTGAAGCTCGGCGCTATCAGCGTCGATCATCTCGAAACAATGGATCGCCCGGCAATAGAAACGCTCGCAGCTTCAGATACCATCGGAACCTTATTGCCTACCGCCGCCTTCTTCCTGCGTATGGCATTCCAGCCCGCACGCGATTTAATAAGCGCCGGCTGCGCGATAGCGCTGGCAAGCGATTATAACCCGGGCTCCAGCCCCAGCGGTAATATGAACCTGGTAGTAGCAATGAGCTGTATTCAGATGAAGATGCTGCCGGAAGAAGCCATCAACGCCGCCACGCTCAACGGCGCTTACGCCATGCAGCTCCAAAATGAAACGGGAAGTATCACTGCCGGAAAACTGGCTAATCTTATTCTTACACATCCAATACCCTCCATCGCCTACATACCTTACTCATTCGGAACAAACCTCGTTAAAAAGGTGATGGTGCGCGGAACCTGGCTATAA
- a CDS encoding MarR family winged helix-turn-helix transcriptional regulator, protein MNFYQSLGFLVFGSRLKRLGDTFLGDVSAIYKAHQIPFDASWFPVFYLLSREKEVSIKDIAETLNTSHSAASQMVSNLEEKGLIKTTASASDARRKVVTFTSKGSKLLQKIQPVWEALQQAMQQLAHESAASAQVLTALTELENNIQANSLFNRVEACLTKKESQQNEL, encoded by the coding sequence ATGAACTTCTATCAGTCACTGGGATTCCTTGTATTTGGCAGCCGGCTTAAAAGGTTGGGAGATACCTTTCTGGGCGATGTGAGCGCCATCTATAAAGCCCACCAGATTCCTTTCGACGCTTCCTGGTTTCCTGTATTCTATCTTCTCTCTCGTGAAAAAGAGGTAAGCATAAAAGATATCGCAGAAACGCTCAATACCTCGCATTCCGCTGCCAGCCAGATGGTGAGTAACCTGGAAGAAAAAGGCCTTATCAAAACAACTGCATCGGCATCGGATGCCCGCCGTAAAGTGGTCACCTTCACCTCAAAAGGCAGTAAGCTGTTACAGAAGATCCAGCCCGTTTGGGAAGCCCTGCAGCAGGCTATGCAACAACTGGCGCACGAAAGCGCCGCCAGCGCACAGGTGCTTACAGCATTAACGGAATTGGAAAATAATATCCAGGCAAACTCCCTGTTCAATAGGGTAGAAGCCTGCCTAACAAAAAAGGAAAGTCAACAAAATGAGCTATAA
- the hutH gene encoding histidine ammonia-lyase, which translates to MSYNYLPLDSKWLSFNQVKDLLDYHQLVSVTFDAHEKIAACRAYLDQKMDEPGALYYGINTGFGFLQHVKIDKDQIEQLQDNLIKSHACGLGEEVPHDIVKLMIMLKIKSLSYGHSGVQVDTVKRLMEMYNKGVLPVIYTQGSLGASGDLAPLSHLSLPLIGLGEVYYQGKKRLAQEVLKELGWEPIHLQSKEGLALINGTQFMSAYGMYCLKKAEHLLKMADLITALSFDAFDCIKGPLHPFIHEIRPHKGQVATARAIRQYLAQSEIGDQPKKQVQDPYSFRCVPQVHGASKDVFDTVLQVFMTEINSVTDNPNIFPHDDLIVSGGNFHGQPLALHLDFLSIAMSELGNISERRTYQLISGQRNLPLFLVKEAGLNSGFMIPQYTAAGIVSENKQLCTPASVDSISSSNNQEDHVSMGANAATKCLRVMNNVEKLLAIELMSAAQALDFRRPLKTSPVLEELYAAFRQVVSFNEVDRVLHNDMVNSIEFLRNWKAASNEIIYPKTA; encoded by the coding sequence ATGAGCTATAACTACCTGCCTTTAGACAGCAAATGGTTAAGTTTTAACCAGGTAAAAGACTTGCTGGATTACCATCAGCTGGTTTCTGTCACATTCGACGCCCATGAGAAAATTGCAGCCTGCCGCGCTTATCTCGATCAGAAAATGGATGAGCCCGGGGCGCTCTATTATGGCATCAATACCGGGTTCGGATTCCTGCAACACGTTAAAATCGACAAGGACCAGATTGAACAGCTCCAGGATAACCTCATTAAATCGCACGCCTGCGGACTCGGAGAAGAGGTGCCCCACGATATTGTGAAGCTGATGATCATGCTCAAGATAAAGTCGCTCAGCTATGGCCACAGCGGCGTTCAGGTCGATACGGTGAAGCGGCTGATGGAAATGTATAACAAAGGTGTCTTGCCCGTGATCTATACCCAGGGCTCACTCGGTGCCTCAGGCGATCTTGCCCCTTTAAGTCATTTAAGCCTGCCGTTGATAGGTTTGGGCGAAGTGTATTACCAGGGAAAGAAACGCCTTGCTCAGGAGGTGCTCAAAGAACTGGGATGGGAACCTATTCACCTGCAAAGCAAAGAAGGCCTGGCATTGATCAACGGCACTCAGTTCATGAGCGCCTATGGTATGTACTGCCTGAAAAAGGCCGAACACCTGCTTAAAATGGCCGACCTCATCACAGCGCTGTCTTTTGATGCCTTTGACTGCATTAAAGGACCGCTCCATCCCTTTATTCATGAGATCCGCCCGCATAAAGGACAGGTAGCTACCGCGCGCGCCATCAGGCAATACCTCGCGCAGAGCGAGATCGGCGACCAGCCTAAGAAACAGGTGCAGGATCCTTATAGCTTCCGCTGTGTGCCACAGGTACACGGTGCCTCCAAAGATGTTTTCGACACGGTACTACAGGTCTTTATGACGGAAATTAATTCCGTGACCGATAACCCTAATATCTTCCCGCACGACGACCTGATTGTTAGCGGCGGCAACTTCCACGGACAGCCGCTTGCCCTGCATCTCGACTTCCTGTCCATCGCCATGAGTGAACTGGGAAATATCAGCGAACGCAGAACCTACCAGCTTATCAGCGGTCAGCGCAATCTGCCTTTGTTCCTCGTAAAAGAAGCAGGCCTCAACAGCGGCTTTATGATCCCGCAATACACAGCCGCAGGCATTGTGAGCGAGAATAAACAACTCTGTACGCCAGCCAGTGTTGATAGCATCTCTTCCTCCAACAACCAGGAAGACCACGTAAGCATGGGGGCCAACGCCGCAACAAAATGTTTGCGTGTCATGAATAATGTTGAAAAACTATTGGCGATAGAACTTATGAGTGCCGCACAGGCATTGGATTTCAGGAGACCTTTAAAAACTTCTCCTGTTCTCGAAGAACTATATGCTGCCTTCCGCCAGGTGGTTTCATTCAATGAAGTGGATCGTGTGTTACACAACGATATGGTGAATTCCATTGAATTCCTCCGCAACTGGAAAGCCGCTTCCAATGAGATCATTTATCCTAAAACTGCTTAA
- a CDS encoding lysophospholipid acyltransferase family protein: MKKVLGYIFSPIHYLFFGFFLLLFHPIQWLSLKLGGYSGHKRSVDILNYFLTSTYYLMGTRAKFTNVHRLPEGRPILFIANHQSMYDIPPMIWHFRKYHAKFISKIELTKGIPSISFNLKYGGAANINRKDPKQSIGEILKLAQRMRDQNWSAVIFPEGTRSKNGEMRAFAVAGAATILKKVPEALVVPVAIKGAWKLVQHGAFPLSFGEKMSWTVLTPIEPAGRTPEAVLKEAEEAVKNEMADQMRKA, translated from the coding sequence ATGAAAAAAGTTCTGGGTTATATCTTCTCTCCTATACATTATTTGTTTTTCGGGTTTTTCCTTTTGTTATTTCATCCTATTCAATGGCTGAGTTTGAAGCTGGGTGGTTATAGCGGGCATAAGCGGTCGGTAGATATCCTGAATTACTTTCTGACAAGTACTTATTACCTGATGGGTACCAGGGCTAAATTTACCAATGTTCACCGGTTGCCGGAAGGCAGGCCTATACTGTTCATCGCGAATCACCAGAGCATGTATGATATCCCTCCGATGATCTGGCATTTCAGGAAATATCATGCGAAGTTCATATCCAAGATAGAACTAACAAAGGGCATACCCAGTATATCCTTCAACTTAAAATATGGCGGGGCTGCGAATATCAATCGCAAAGATCCGAAGCAGTCGATAGGTGAAATATTAAAGCTGGCGCAGCGGATGCGTGATCAGAACTGGTCGGCCGTTATCTTTCCGGAAGGCACCCGTTCAAAAAACGGGGAGATGCGTGCGTTTGCCGTTGCGGGAGCTGCCACCATCCTAAAAAAAGTACCTGAGGCGCTGGTAGTGCCTGTAGCGATAAAGGGGGCCTGGAAACTGGTGCAGCATGGTGCTTTCCCGCTTAGTTTCGGGGAAAAGATGAGCTGGACGGTGCTTACTCCTATTGAACCGGCGGGGCGTACTCCTGAAGCGGTTTTGAAGGAGGCCGAGGAGGCTGTGAAAAACGAGATGGCAGACCAGATGCGCAAGGCATAA
- a CDS encoding SDR family NAD(P)-dependent oxidoreductase, whose translation MSSKVWYVTGASKGLGLALVQKLLAAGHKVVATSRSLSALTKAVGIDASSQFLPVATDLGNEQSVEASIRAAVDTFGRIDVVVNNAGYGIGGTIEELSQEEIRQSFEVNVFGTMTVAQKAMPYLRAQRSGHLINISSIAGFAGATGWAVYAAAKQAVIGFSEVLAQDVKEFGIKVTVVAPGAFRTQFLTSDSLVLAAHQIKDYTEVSASHARYRSMDGKQTGDPDKAAAVFMELAALPEPPVVLFLGEDAWSRATAKIATLQEGLNNWKALTCSTQLTV comes from the coding sequence ATGAGCAGTAAAGTATGGTATGTAACAGGCGCATCCAAGGGATTGGGATTGGCGCTGGTGCAGAAGCTGCTGGCGGCGGGTCATAAAGTAGTGGCTACTTCAAGGTCACTTTCCGCTTTAACCAAAGCAGTGGGCATTGACGCCAGTTCCCAGTTTTTACCTGTAGCAACCGATCTGGGCAATGAGCAATCCGTTGAAGCCTCTATTAGAGCGGCTGTGGATACTTTCGGCAGAATAGATGTGGTTGTTAACAATGCCGGCTATGGTATAGGCGGTACTATTGAAGAGTTAAGCCAGGAGGAGATAAGGCAGAGCTTTGAAGTGAATGTATTTGGCACCATGACCGTAGCACAGAAGGCGATGCCTTACCTGCGTGCGCAGCGTTCGGGGCATTTGATCAATATTTCATCTATTGCCGGTTTTGCGGGTGCTACGGGGTGGGCTGTTTATGCGGCCGCCAAGCAGGCTGTAATTGGCTTTTCGGAAGTGCTTGCACAGGATGTCAAAGAGTTTGGTATAAAAGTAACAGTGGTAGCTCCGGGCGCCTTCCGCACACAATTTCTGACATCGGATTCGCTGGTATTGGCGGCGCACCAGATAAAAGATTACACCGAGGTAAGCGCTTCACACGCCCGTTACCGATCTATGGATGGTAAGCAAACAGGTGATCCGGATAAAGCTGCTGCTGTTTTTATGGAACTTGCAGCTTTACCTGAACCACCCGTCGTATTGTTTTTAGGTGAGGATGCCTGGAGCAGGGCTACTGCCAAAATAGCGACCTTACAGGAAGGTCTGAACAACTGGAAAGCATTAACCTGCTCTACTCAACTCACGGTATAA
- a CDS encoding site-specific recombinase — translation MKQKRMDLFRDSLEKNFELSSRNREQCLDFLVHLFKQVRPGKMKAASKAELNLQRVIAQLHANPLLLRNMKIAVVTQLAHTNIIKTLTDSGMLLSRGFVQEFSSRLSHKFLPSLQEEDDFLYVINRVFYKKNDYLWVEAISRDTWKQFFDTLGFTIDQQDLKFKEQLAEALIMLSYKVAHLSMEPEVHKYLPAVLEGDNIFIVQNQLVNQLQNTRVHNELKNVLEQCADVAEEIREVQSIKGASLSLSYMLLVMRYCLSRMKILVDALDNDQSFHTGRLVDFFRLVVRYENRKNSLRELFSQSFGYVAYQIAEHKGSKGDKYITVTPRQYYKMLLSAMGGGLIVCFMVVVKNLLGRLHLLPLWQGVAYSLNYSIGFIAIEETHSTLATKQPAFTASAVAGSLDTRKNEQPNLYNLAVTVARVTRSQFASFAGNLLVVFPVTWLFAWLYHISTGHKLAQGAKAMSLLREQHPWESFSLLYACNTGLFLFLSGLLAGFIQNKMQYSRVADRLIMHPVLRLTMTAGRRKRLSHYLETHAGSLAGNIALGFLLGMSGIFVKILGIPFDIRHITISAGNVAIGTYGLGFDQVRGQYLAVVVLGVLGIGFFNFLVSFSLAFIVALKSRGIRLKDYPEFIRILWRYFQKYPLDFIRPRRTIDKWEDGR, via the coding sequence ATGAAACAAAAGCGAATGGACCTTTTCCGGGATTCACTGGAGAAGAATTTCGAGTTATCATCGCGTAACCGTGAACAATGCCTCGATTTCCTGGTACACCTCTTCAAACAGGTGCGGCCCGGTAAAATGAAAGCAGCATCAAAAGCAGAACTGAACTTACAACGGGTAATAGCACAATTGCACGCCAATCCGCTGCTGCTGCGTAACATGAAAATTGCTGTGGTAACGCAGCTCGCGCATACCAATATCATCAAGACCCTTACCGATAGCGGCATGCTGCTGTCGCGGGGGTTTGTCCAGGAATTCTCTTCCCGGCTGAGCCATAAATTCCTCCCGTCACTACAGGAAGAAGATGATTTCTTATATGTAATAAACAGGGTCTTTTATAAAAAGAACGACTATCTGTGGGTAGAAGCCATCAGCCGCGATACCTGGAAACAGTTTTTCGATACGCTTGGCTTTACCATCGACCAGCAGGATCTTAAATTCAAAGAGCAGCTGGCAGAGGCATTGATCATGCTTTCCTATAAAGTGGCGCATTTGTCGATGGAGCCCGAAGTGCATAAATATCTTCCCGCAGTGCTCGAAGGCGATAACATCTTCATCGTGCAAAACCAACTGGTGAACCAGCTGCAAAACACCCGGGTGCATAACGAATTGAAAAACGTCCTGGAACAATGTGCCGATGTAGCTGAAGAAATAAGGGAGGTCCAGTCCATAAAAGGGGCCAGCCTTTCCTTGAGTTATATGCTGCTTGTTATGCGCTATTGCCTGTCGCGCATGAAGATCCTGGTAGATGCACTGGATAACGACCAGTCCTTTCACACAGGCCGCCTGGTCGATTTCTTCCGCCTGGTAGTGCGCTACGAGAACCGTAAGAACAGCTTGCGAGAACTGTTTTCGCAGAGCTTCGGATATGTGGCTTACCAGATAGCCGAACACAAAGGCAGCAAAGGCGACAAATACATAACGGTCACCCCACGCCAATACTATAAAATGTTGCTGAGCGCCATGGGAGGCGGATTGATAGTCTGCTTTATGGTGGTCGTAAAAAATCTGCTCGGGAGGCTGCACCTGTTGCCGTTATGGCAGGGCGTGGCTTATAGTCTTAACTATAGCATTGGCTTCATCGCAATTGAAGAAACGCATTCTACACTGGCAACCAAACAGCCGGCCTTTACAGCCAGCGCCGTAGCCGGTTCGCTCGACACCCGGAAAAACGAACAGCCGAATCTCTATAATCTTGCGGTAACAGTGGCGCGCGTTACCCGCAGCCAGTTTGCCTCGTTCGCCGGAAACCTGCTGGTGGTGTTCCCCGTAACATGGCTGTTTGCATGGCTCTACCATATAAGCACCGGCCACAAGCTGGCCCAGGGCGCAAAAGCAATGAGCCTGCTGCGCGAACAGCATCCATGGGAAAGCTTTTCTTTACTATATGCCTGCAATACCGGCCTCTTCCTGTTCCTGAGCGGACTGCTTGCCGGGTTTATTCAAAATAAAATGCAATACAGCCGGGTGGCCGACAGACTTATCATGCACCCGGTGTTACGCCTTACTATGACCGCCGGCCGCCGTAAACGGCTTTCCCATTATCTCGAAACGCATGCCGGCAGTCTTGCCGGTAATATCGCACTCGGCTTCCTGCTGGGTATGTCGGGTATCTTCGTAAAGATCCTCGGGATCCCCTTCGATATCAGGCATATCACCATTTCCGCAGGTAACGTGGCGATAGGTACTTACGGACTTGGCTTCGACCAGGTCAGGGGACAATACCTGGCTGTTGTAGTGCTGGGCGTGCTGGGCATAGGCTTCTTCAACTTTTTGGTTAGCTTTTCTCTGGCATTCATCGTAGCTTTGAAATCACGCGGTATCCGCTTGAAAGATTATCCCGA